One region of Carassius carassius chromosome 41, fCarCar2.1, whole genome shotgun sequence genomic DNA includes:
- the LOC132123219 gene encoding olfactory receptor 1M1-like, translating into MFFYFQLAQNIKHKTAMSSLNASFSQNISIVHPEYFFIVGLSGLPYSSYYYIFLFMIYFITVIGNSIVLLIIAIERSLHSPKYIGVFNLALADIGETNALIPNMMKNFLFDSQYISYNACLANMFFVFLFSSIQSVTLVVLSYDRFIAICLPLRYHALVNNTSMFLVFLAVWAFNSSVMGLMVSLITRLSLCESNVIQSYFCDHGPVFRLACNDNSINKIIAFLVSALYLVAPLIIIFLSYMGIFLALIKITTWQGRLKALKTCFSHLFLVGIYFLPMCCSYIAALLVSLTPNARVISTSLAYAVPPMLNPIIYVLKTAEIKDIIQKVFKNKSAPIREKISK; encoded by the coding sequence atgtttttctattttcagCTTGCTCAAAACATCAAACACAAAACTGCCATGAGTTCTTTAAATGCAAGTTTTTCCCAGAATATCTCCATTGTTCATCCTGAATACTTTTTCATTGTTGGACTTTCTGGATTACCGTACAGCAGTTATTACTATATAttcttatttatgatttattttattactgtaattGGGAACTCTATAGTGCTTCTCATAATTGCTATTGAACGAAGCCTGCACAGTCCAAAGTACATTGGTGTGTTTAATTTGGCCTTGGCTGATATTGGTGAAACTAATGCACTGATTCCTAACATGATGAAGAATTTTCTGTTTGACTCACAGTACATCTCCTACAATGCTTGTTTGGCCAACATGTTCTTTGTGTTCCTCTTCAGTTCTATACAAAGTGTTACTCTTGTTGTTCTGTCATATGATCGCTTCATTGCGATTTGCCTGCCATTAAGATATCATGCTCTTGTAAACAATACCAGTATGTTTTTAGTTTTCTTAGCAGTTTGGGCATTTAATTCTTCTGTTATGGGCTTGATGGTGTCTTTGATCACCCGACTTTCATTATGTGAATCTAATGTGATACAGAGTTATTTTTGTGATCATGGACCGGTGTTTAGGTTGGCATGTAATGACAACAGCATTAATAAGATCATTGCATTTCTTGTCTCAGCTTTATACCTTGTAGCACCATTGATCATTATATTCCTTTCATATATGGGAATTTTTCTTGCTTTAATCAAAATTACAACTTGGCAAGGACGTTTAAAAGCTCTGAAGACCTGTTTTTCTCACCTGTTTTTAGTAGGGATATATTTCCTGCCAATGTGCTGCTCATACATTGCTGCATTATTGGTTTCTCTCACACCCAATGCAAGGGTCATCAGCACCTCTCTGGCTTATGCTGTTCCGCCGATGCTAAATCCTATCATTTATGTTTTAAAGACGGCTGAAATCAAAGACATAAttcaaaaagtgtttaaaaacaaatctgcACCAATTAGAGAGAAAATTTCTAAATGA
- the LOC132123041 gene encoding olfactory receptor 4B13-like has protein sequence MSVGNVSFIKDFVIVGFPGLQPHYYGLVSALLFFVYVFTLVGNAIFLALFVMSRSLQKPVYYCIVNLVVCDVLFSTKTLPKIITRYWFQDGSISFMGCFLQMFFVHYFGSVTARLLAVMAIDRYAAICFPLRYHSLMKNRNVFILILGSWLLGLIGPLMMIIRAYPLPYCASNSIVHCYCDHIAITTLACTDREEYSYPAFIHAMIVLLGSLAVIVFSYCAIIVAVLHISSAQGRMKTFSTCSPQLIIIALFFLPRCFNYLSSNINIKFSTDLRLVIIMMYSLLPPMINPLIYCLRTDEVKKVLRKKIQRENIILSCSNVISVSSSYTSPNTCIPFLY, from the exons ATGTCAGTGGGAAACGTTAGCTTTATAAAGGATTTTGTGATAGTCGGCTTTCCTGGACTTCAGCCTCATTACTATGGCCTTGTATCAGcgcttctgttttttgtttatgtgtttaCATTGGTGGGAAATGCTATATTTTTGGCATTGTTTGTAATGAGTAGGAGCCTTCAGAAACCTGTATATTATTGCATTGTAAATCTAGTTGTGTGTGATGTACTATTCAGCACTAAAACATTACCAAAGATAATCACCAGATACTGGTTCCAAGATGGAAGCATATCATTCATGGGCTGCTTTCTTCAGATGTTTTTTGTGCATTATTTTGGCTCAGTCACTGCACGATTGTTGGCAGTAATGGCTATCGATCGCTATGCAGCAATCTGTTTCCCACTTCGGTATCATAGTCTCATGAAAAACAGAAATGTATTCATTCTGATCTTGGGCTCTTGGTTGTTGGGTTTGATAGGCCCCTTGATGATGATCATTCGAGCTTATCCTCTTCCTTACTGTGCGAGCAATAGCATTGTGCACTGTTACTGTGATCATATTGCCATCACAACATTGGCATGCACTGACAGAGAAGAATATAGTTATCCAGCATTCATTCATGCTATGATAGTACTGCTGGGCTCTCTTGCTGTAATTGTTTTCTCTTACTGTGCTATCATTGTGGCAGTTCTGCATATATCGAGTGCTCAAGGAAGGATGAAGACTTTCTCCACCTGCAGTCCACAGCTCATCATAATTGCCCTTTTTTTCCTACCCAGATGTTTTaattatttgtcaagcaatattaatataaaattcagTACTGATTTGCGATTAGTCATTATAATGATGTATAGCCTTTTACCACCCATGATCAACCCCCTCATTTATTGTTTGAGAACAGATGAGGTAAAGaaggttttaagaaaaaaaattcaaag AGAAAACATTATTCTCAGCTGTTCAAATGTCATTAGTGTGTCCTCCTCATATACGTCTCCAAACACTTGTATTCCCTTTTTATACTAA